The Rhizobium sp. NXC24 genomic sequence TTGGCCTCGCCGATCCAGCGCTTCAACGCCTCGACCGGTCGGCCGATCAGAATGACATGCGCCCTGTCCTCGGCCGCCGTCGTCTTGGTACGGCCGAGGTTGATGGTGAGACACGGCAGGAGAGGGGAGGCGGGATTTTTCGGATCGGCATGCACCGGTTCCTCGTCAACCAGATCCTCGATCCGAAGGCTGGCGATCTCGGAGCGCCGGCGGCCGCCGGAGGCGAAGGCCGTCAGCAACAAGGCGCGATCTCGACTATCGACCAGGCGATCGTTGGAACAGGCAGCCAGCAGCTTTGCCAGCACATCCCCGGTAACCGATCTTTTGCTTTTACGCTGCCTTGGCCGTCCACCGGCCCGCACAGCGAGCCGCAATGCGGTCTTCAGGGAGGGGGCAGAAAACGAGCCCCTCAGGCCGCGCCAGCGCGTCAGGATCGACCAGGAGGTCAGGCGCCGGCGCACCGTGTCGGGCGCATGCGGACCGTGGGCGCGCAGCAACCCCTGAGCGCGCAATCCCGTCTCGATCTCGGCCGGCATGCCGTGGCTTGGATCATCGGCGCGTTCGACGGGATCCCAGAGATGGTGGGCGACAAATTTCAACAGCAGGCTTTCCGGCGCCGGCCAGGGAAGGGGGAACCCAGTCGCGAGTTCGCACCAGGCCTCCAGATAGCCGAGATCGGAGGCAAGCGCCCGTAAGGTGTTTTCGCCCATGCCTTCCTTGGCCAGATGCTTGAGGGTGGCGACGTCCTCGTCCGTCAGCAGGGTGGCGAGCTGATCGCGCCGGGCAAAGGGCAGGATGGCGTCGAGCACATCCAGCTCCTCGGCGCGTGCCAGCACCGGATCGGCGGGGGAGGGCAGGGTTTTCGGCTCTAGCATGGGGACTCAGGCGCTGTGATTTGCTCCGACTTTAACGTGTCCGTCTTTTTAAACGAGCGGATCATATGTCTTTGTCGCGTAATAATAATCGCTCATTCTAATTGAGTGAACTTGAGTAGGTTCGGCGGAATTTTAGCCTGATTTGCAGCTCGATGTAAGGTGAGCGCTGATGAGCCGGAAGCCAGACAAGTTGAGCGTTGAGGAGGCAGCCTGGCTGAGGGCTGTGTCACGTGAGAAGGTTATTCGTCCCTTGGCTCTGTTGCCTCGCCTTTCAGCCGCGCATGTGGGCAGGGCATGCCGAGAGCTGAAGTTGGGGCAAACGCGTTTCTACGAGCTGCTGAACCAGTATCGCGCATCGCCGGTCACGAGCTCGCTGCTGGATGCTATATCGGGACCTTCCAAGGGCAGAACGCTGTTGTCGCCGGACATCGAAGGGATCATTCAGGCGGCAATTCGCGATACCTACCGCAAGCGTGAGCGGCCGACGATCACCGATCTTCATGATCGGGTACGGCAAGTTTGCCATGAGCGGGGTGTTCGTGCGCCATCGTGGACGGCGGTGAGGGCACGGGTCGATTGCATCGATCCCAAGATGCTGATGCGTTGGAGGGAGGGCGCGAAGGCGGCAGCAGAAAAATTCGGCATTGTCGTGCAAGACTATAACGCCGACTACGCCCTCCAGATCGTTCAGATCGATCACACGCTGGTGGACGTGTTCGTCGTTGATGCTGTTGGCCGCAAGCCGCTGCAGCGGCCCTGGCTGACGCTGGCGATCGATATTGCCAGCCGAATGGTAGCTGGCTTCTATCTCAGCCTGGAGAGGCCCTCATCGACATCGGTCGCCCTGGCAATCCAGAACGTGGTGATGCCGAAAGCACCTCGGCTGCTGGCGATGGGTATTGATACCGAGTGGCCGGTTTTTGGACTGCCCGACGTCATTCATCTCGACAACGGAGCAGAATTCCATGGCAAGGCTCTCGTCAGGGGCGCCGCTGAGCACGGGATCGAGCTCATGTACAGGCCTGTAGCGCGGCCGCACTACGGCGGACATATCGAACGGCTGATCGGAACCATGATGGGCGCCGTGCACCTGCTTCCGGGATCCACGTCGAGCAGCATTGCCAAGCGAGGCGCTTACGATCCGCAGAAGCACGCAGCAATGACACTGGACGAATTGGAGCGATGGTTGGCCCTGCAGATCGTCGGCCGCTACCATGCTGACGTTCATAGTGCCTTGCTGCTTCCCCCGCGAACAGCCTGGGACGATGCGATGGCCGCCCGTTCGCACCCCGTGCGCGTGCCGCATGATCCGGAGCGATTCTTGCTCGATTTTCTGCCCTATGAGGAGCGCTGTATCCGCAGGGATGGCCTGCATCTGTTCGCAATTCGCTATTGGGATGACGTTCTAAGCCCTTTCGCAGGGCGATCATCCCGCCAACTGCGGGTCAAGTATGATCCCCGCGATCTTTCCTGTGTTTACTTGGAGCAAGCAGACGGATCGATATGGCCGGTGCGCTTTGCAGCGCTCGATCGTCCGCCGATTACGCTCGGTGAACACCGCCTGGCCCGTGCTGCTCTAAGAGCGCGGGGCGCCAGCGCTGTTGATGAGCACCTAATTTTCCAAACCATCGCGGAGCAGAGAAGGCTTATGGAGAGTGCTGTCCAGCAGACCAAATCCATGCGTCGCCATACCGAACGGGCAGAGCGTGGGTTGGCAGCCTCTCATCGAACGACCAATTTGCCGGTCTCAGATGACGACGACGATGTCTGCATAGACGTGTCACCATTGTCAGTGGAGGAATGGTCTTGAGTGACTATGCCCACCTTCTGCCGGCTTATCGAAGCCATGCCGAATTGAGCGACGATGAGCGTATTGCCTGGATCCGGGCGGATCGCTGGCTGGAAACGGCTCAGGCAAATTCGGCATTGATACGGCTCGAGGATCTGCTTTCCTATCCTTCACTAGATCGCATGCCTTGCCTCCTCTTGTATGGCGACACCGGCATGGGAAAGACAAAAATCATCCGCAAGTTTCTTCGCGATCATCCGGCGACGTTCAACAGAGGCACTGGCGAAACCGTCATGCCGGTCGTGGCGATGCAGATGCCCGCGGAACCGCTGGAGCGGGATGTCTATGGCGAGCTCTTGAATGCGCTCGGCGCGCCCGGGCCAAGCAGCGACGCGGCATTCCGCCTCAAAGCGGTCTGTCGTAACCTGATGCGCAGGATGGGCGTGCGAATGCTTGTTATCGACGAGATCCACGCGATGCTGACCGGTACGTTTCGCCAGCAGCGGATTTTTCTCAATGTGATCCGCTTTCTCGCCAATGATCTCAAGGTGCCGTTGATCTGTGCGGGCACCGATCTTGCACGGCAAGCTCTGCTTACCGACCCGCAGCTTGCCGAACGGTTCGAAGCATTTCATCTTGAGCGTTGGTCGAACGATCCGCGGCTGACGCAGCTTCTTTCGAGCCTGGCATCCATTTTTCCGCTACGGCAGCCATCGGCCGTGACATCTCCGGCAGTTCGTCGGCGGGTTCTCGACCTCACGGATGGCGTGACGGTGCGCATATTTCGGTTGATGGAGACCGTCGCTGCCGATGCTATTCACAACGGCAGGGAATGTATCACCGCAGACAGCTTCAGCCGCGAGGACCTTGTGTTGCCGCTCGTCTCTATGGTTCGGCGTTCGGAGAGCTCCCTCCAGCGGCGGTCGGCGCGGTGAGGTCAATCCCCCTCCTGCCGATCGCACCGCGGCCTTACGCGGACGAACTAATTTCCTCGTGGCAGGCCAGAGTAGCTTGTCGCTACGGATGCACGCCGGCCGACATCGAACATTGGTTAGGGCATCAGGATAGGTCGCCGAATTCCAGCAGCTTCGACTTGCGGGATTTTCGTCCGAATCCAACGGTCCTCAAATCGTGGGCGCGGACCGCCAGATTAAAGATCGCCGATGTCGAAGCAATGATGCTGAGCCGGTTGGCAAGAACGATCGACTGGTATGTTGCCGACCGTCGGGAGCGCGGGATTTGCCCGGATTGCCTGGATGAGGACGTGTCGGTGGATCGAGATCATTATTGTCGCCGAGAATGGTCCCACATCGAGGCTGTAGCTTGCCGCAAGCATCGTCGGATGCTGCAAGATTGGTGCAGCCGCTGTTTCGCGCGTGGCCGATTCCGCTTCGGCGGTATCGAGGAACGGGCGAGACTCGTCTGCGGAGACTGCTCGACCATTGTATCGGGCGGGCAAGCGAGAATCGAAGAGCCGGCCAAGACGGATTTCCTGCTCGTGCTGACCGCCGCGATAGACGCTGCTGTCGTGAGGAGAGGAGGTAGCGTCGCGCTGAATGAGATAACAGCTGCGATCGACACCTTATGGTCGCCGTCGCAGGCAAACGGAAAGCCGTTCATCGCGTGGCTTGACCTGAAACTTCCCTTTGGACGCGTTCCTGTTTTCACCGCCTGCAACAATCCGCTCGCCCGGCTGTCGTTGTCATGGCGCATCGCGACCTTCGTAGCTGCAGCGCAGTTGCTTGATCTGGCGCAGGCAAGGCAATGGTTAGGACCGCCACCCTCTTTCCTCAAGCAAGCATTTGCCGACCGAAAGCGTAATCCATTGTCGCTACCCGTCGAAATACTCAATACTGTTGAGGTTTTCGAGACAGTCCCAAAGCTCGGGCTTCGATCAGACGTCGAGTATCAACGTTTGGCCAGACGGATCTTGGCCAGCCAGGATTGGAAGGCGATTTCCACCATGAAAGGAGGCTTGCGCGATAGGAAGCTTGGTCGCCTCATGAACCAGGCACTCAAAAGCAAATGAGGCGCTCCTGCCTATCTTCTAACTCAGACACTATTTTCTCGATGAGATTTTCGTAGGGTTGCCAGCCTTGCTAGCGGCGTAGCGCAATCCGTCCATGAATAAGCCCACCATTCGCTGCGGATCAGTCGGCTCGCCGCAAGTAGGTGGCACGCACAACATTCCAACACCGTGCAGGAGTTCATGCGCCTGCACCCCAGGTCGTATTTGACCCTCGACGACTGCTGCATCCAGCAGATTCTGAACCAGCGGGCCAAGGCGTTCCAGAAAGTAGGCCGGGAGCCCTTCAAGAGCTTGATCGCCGGAATTGAAGGCGGCCGCGAGCCCACGATGCGCTGCTATGAACTCTACATAGTGCTCGACCCAACGCTCGAGCGCCTCACCCGGTGGGTGCTTAGCAGCCAGCGTCGACGCTGCCTCAACGGATTCATCGACCTCTTTACGGAAGACGGCCACGACAAGATCGGAACGCGTCGGAAAATGGCGGTAAAGCGTGCCGACGCCGACGCCAGCCCTGTCCGCGATTTCGCGTATCGGTACGTCCAGTCCCGAATCGGCAAACACCTCTGACGCGGTCTGAATCAGCGAGCCAATGTTGCGCTGCGCATCGGCTCGCCGGCGCCTGCCTACCACCTGTTTTCCAGCCTCACTGGTCCATTTCGTATCCTCGGACAAATTCTACCCCTTGATAAACGGAATCTGATTCCGTATATGAGTAAACGGACGATCGTTCCGTATATGGCATGAAGGGTCGTTTTTGCCAAGTCCAAAGGAAGAACCAGACATGCACAACAAACCCGTCGCGCTCGTCATCGGCGCAAACAAGGGGATTGGCCTCCAGATCGCGAAAGATCTGGCGCAGCAGGGCTTCACCGTACTTATAGGGTCGCGCCGCTTTGAGGCCGGCGAGGACGTCATTGACAGTGTTGGCTCCGACGCCCGGACCATCCAGCTTGATGTCACTGATGAAAGCTCGATCGCCCAGGCGGAGAGGCAGATTCGCCGAACCTATGGCCGGCTCGATGTTCTCGTGAATAACGCGGGCGTCGGCCACGGCGGTAATCCCAGCCGAAACAATGCCCAGATTATCGCGGAAACGCGCTTGTCTATCGTCGATCTGGAGGAACTGAAGACGGTGTTCGCGACCAACGTGTTCGGCGTCGTGGCCGTGACGCAGGCGATGCTGCCGCTTCTGAGGGAAGCATCCGCGGCAAAAATCGTCAACATATCCAGCGCAACCGGTTCGCTGACGCTGAACAGCGAAAGTTCCAACCCGCTTCGCCAATACGCCGGCACTTACACGGCGTCGAAGAGCGCCTTGAATGCCATCACGCAAGCGCTCGCGATTGAACTTCAAGGCACCAACATCACGGTCCACGCCGTCTGTCCCGGTCTCACCGCCACGGACATGAGCGAGTATGGCGGCTCCGTCGAGGACGCGGCGCGTGAACCGGTGCGGGTCGCACTGCTTGGACCCGATAGCCCCACGGGCACGTTTTCGAATGTACAGGGCGCGCTGCCCTGGTGATCCCCTCAGTGCCCGTTAGGCGCTGATCTCAATCGTCTCGTGACTCCCGAATGGAAGCTCACAATCCCCCCAAACAGTGTCGTGACATTGCCAGATGCAACCCGTCAGGAGAAGCTAGTGTCCAAAGTAGCAAAAATAGTACAGTTCCATAAGCTTGGAGGCCCGGAGGTTCTCCAGGTCGAAGCCTTGCCGATCCCGGAACCCGGAAAGGATGAGGTCCGCCTTCGCATCAAGGCGTTCGCCCTGAATCGGGCGGAAGCGCTCTTCCGCCAGGGGCACTACATCCTTCAGCCCCAGTTTCCGGCAAAGCTCGGCTACGAGGCCGCCGGCGTGGTCGAGGCCGTCGGCCCCGGCGTGGACGAAAGCCTGATCGGCAAGACCGTCAACACCATCCCCAATTTCAGCTTCAGCCACTACGGCGTCTACGGTGAAGTCGCGGTCGTGCCCGTCACCGCGCTCGGCACCTATCCGGACACGCTCACGCCGGAGGAGGGCGCATCCGTCTGGATGCAGTACCTCACCGCCTACGGCGCCCTGGTTCATATCGCCAATGTCGGTCCCGGCGATTTCGTCATGCTTCCGGCGGCCAGCAGCAGCACCGCGCTTGCCGCGATGGAGATCGTGAAGGCCGAGGGTGGCACAGCCATCGGCATCACGCGAACCGCGACGAAGAAGGCCGATCTTCTGGCTCTGGGCTACGACCACGTGGTCGTCAGCGACGACGAGGACGTCGTCAAACGCGCCGCGGAGATCACCGGCGGCACAGGCGCGCGGATCATTTTCGACCCTGTTCTGGGAAGCGGTATCGAGGTTCTGGCTCAGAGCGCCGCCTACAAGGGGATCTACTTCGCCTACGGGCTGCTGGACCGAAGCCCCACGCCGTTTCCGGTTTGGTCGGCCTTGTCGAAAGCCCTCACGCTAAGAGGCTGGGCCTTCCCGGAGCTCTTCCACGACGCCGAGGCGTTGCGGAAGGCGAAGGACTATATTTTCAGGCACCTCAGCACAGGCGCGTTGAAGCCGAAGGTCGCAAAGATCTTCGCATTGGACCAGATCGTCGAAGCGCACCGCTTCATGGATTCCAACGACCAGATCGGGAAGATCGTCGTCAAGGTCGAAGAATAGCCGCCGCCAGCAATTCGCGTCGAGAGCGATTAATATCAACAGGAGATCACTATGTGCATCGCATGCTTTATGCAGACCAAGCATCAAACAAAGGCCGCAAATCTGGGGCGGTCGATCAGTTCGTCCGCCATGGAGGCTTTGATCGACAAGCCTGGGCCAATCGAGGTTGAGACCATCCCCAGCGCGGATTGGGTGGCTCCTCTTTCCGGATTGCTCAATCTCAAGCACCCCACCGCCATCAAGGCCGGTCTGAAGGATCGGGAGGAATCGATAGAGATTTATACACATCTTCTGCGGCATCCGGTCCACGGCGCATTCATGATCGATACCGGCGTCTCAAAGCGCTTCGTGCAGGATCCAAAGGGGGTCGGAGTGGGCCTGGTGATCCGGAAGTTCGCGAAACTTGACCGGATGAAGGTTCGCAACGAACCCCTGTCTGCCGTCCAGTCGAAGGGCGTTCCGCTCAAGGGCGTTTTCATGACGCATCTTCATTTCGATCATGTTTCCGGCATGCCGGATATTCCGCTCGACATACCCTTCTATACCGGCTTTGGCGAGGCCAATACCAAACAGTTGCAGAACGTCTTCGTCCAGGGGATGGAAAACAAGTTCTTTGAAGGCAGGCCCGCCATTCAGGAATTTCAATTCGCCAAGGATCCCAATGAAAAATTCGACGGGGTGATCGATGTTTTCGGTGACGAAACGCTCTTCTCCATCTTAACTCCCGGGCATACTGCCGGCCATGTTTCGTTCGTGGCCCGCACAGCTGACGGTCCGGTTCTTTTGACCGGTGACGCCTGCCACACACGCTGGGGCTGGGACCACGGCGTCGAACCGGGAACCTATACGTTCGACCGGGCAAAGGAACAAAAGAGTCTGCTCGCCTTGAAGGCCTTGAGCGAGCGTCACCCCAACATGACAGTCAGACTGGGGCATCAACCATAACCGAAACTCACGTTGATCATCGAGAGCACAGGCCTACCGCCCTGTCCTCGACGATGCTCATGGCTTTTGGCGCAACACCCTTATCGCGCCAAACGTCTCATGGAGGCGTCCGAGGGCGTCGACGGCTGCCGTTTATCTCCCAAGTAGGGAGAATGGGGCAATCGCCTAGTTTGAAAATACACCGAGTATTTAAGAACGAAGGAGGCCAAAGCGCTGCGCCTCGTCCAATAGCGCTCTGATAGACGAGGGTTGCCACCTTCTGCCGCCACGCGCGGGTCGTTCCCCCATTTGATCGAGTTGCGCAGCGATATTGCGAAGCGACAGACTGGGATCGGCGATGGTGATCGCGGCGACAAGTTTCATTAAATGGTCCTCTGGCGCGCGGCGCGGAGAGCGGACCAGCAGCTCTGGCTCTGCAAGCTTCTCACGAACCATCCGATGCACCGCGCGTCGGAGCCGCTCAACAGTCCAGTCGTGGCCGCGGCGATTAAGAACGCGGACGACATTGTCCCAACTATGCTGCGGACGCAGTTGCCTCACCATGGGTAACCAAGTCTGTGCTGACGAAATCAGTTCGTCGAGATAGAGTTTTTCGCGTGCTTGCGACACCGCCTTGATCGCTTCCGGCCGGCGCTCGCGCAAACCGGGATTGCCGGCAAGCCTGCCGCGCGCCTTCGCGGCCTTCATGCCGGCTTTGGTTCGTTCGGCGATCAGAGCGCGCTCAAGCTGGGCGACGGCGCCGAGCACCTGCAGCGAGAACATGCCCTGCGGCGTCGATGTGTCGATCGGATCGCGCAGCGAGCGAAAATGCACCCCACGCCCTTCGAGGTCTTCGATCACTTGCAGCAGATGGCTGACCGATCGGGCCAGGCGGTCGAGGCGAACGACGACCAGCACTTCGCCGGCGGTGAGATCCTTTAGCAGTTTGATGAGCACCGGTCGCGCGCGTGAAATGCCGGATCCATGCTCCTGGTGGATGCGATGGCAGCCGGCGGCGCGCAGCTCGTCGACCTGGGCGTCATTCAGCTGATCGTCTGTCGATACCCGCGCGTAGCCGATCAATCGCTGCGGCTGGGGAGGCGAACTGGCGTTTGCAACCTGGGGCATCAGTTTTGGCTCGTTTTTGATAGTGTTTGTACAGACAATGAATGTCTGAGAAAAGGGTGGTTTGCAAGCGTGTTTTATGGCTCAAATAGAACGCCATTCAGCGCGTTTTCTCGTGTGAGCTAGGGGTCAACTCATCGCGACTCCTAAAAGTGCGCCAGCGGGCATCCATGGCGGAAATGCCGTGAAATCGGCTGTTTCGGAGGGGAACCAAGCTGGACTTGTCATTTTGGGCAAGCGTTGGCGCTAATAGGCGGTCGGGGGAGGGGAGGCGCTCGCCCGGTTGGCGCGTGTCATTTCCGCTCAATCGGGCAGAATTTTCCACCGATCCTCAACGAAGAAGCCGCAAAAAGCCTGGATTTGCAGGCTTTCCGCCCATCCTCAATGACTGACATACCGAGTTTGCGCCGCCAAATCCATCACTATCGATACTTGATCCTTATCGATGGTTAGAACGCCATCTAGCAATCGTACCATGTGAGGAACCATAATAGTCATATAGAGTTCTTTTAGGAAATCGTTTACCATAATTTCAATGGCTTACGATCTCGCAAAAACTGGCATTTTAAATTTGATGGGGCCCGCTTTCGACGCGGCCGTCGCATTGACGCGTCTCGACGAGCGCATTGCCCGCTCACCGGTCGGCGCAGGCTGGATCGAACGCATGCACTTCGCCGATGCCTGCGCCTCGCTGTGGATTGACGGCGAACTCGTCCACCTCGAAGACCTCGTCCTGCACGACGCCACGAAGGATGTTCGCACACCGACCCATGAGCTGACAATCGCCCGCGACGTCCTGCGCACCCGCCGACGCATCGCGGGCCAGTCGCCCGGCT encodes the following:
- a CDS encoding site-specific integrase; translated protein: MLEPKTLPSPADPVLARAEELDVLDAILPFARRDQLATLLTDEDVATLKHLAKEGMGENTLRALASDLGYLEAWCELATGFPLPWPAPESLLLKFVAHHLWDPVERADDPSHGMPAEIETGLRAQGLLRAHGPHAPDTVRRRLTSWSILTRWRGLRGSFSAPSLKTALRLAVRAGGRPRQRKSKRSVTGDVLAKLLAACSNDRLVDSRDRALLLTAFASGGRRRSEIASLRIEDLVDEEPVHADPKNPASPLLPCLTINLGRTKTTAAEDRAHVILIGRPVEALKRWIGEAKIESGPVFRRIDQWGNVDRRALTPQSVNLIVKSRCKQAGLDPEMFSAHGLRSGYLTEAANRGVPLQEAMQQSLHKSVAQAASYYNNAERKNGRAARLMM
- a CDS encoding Mu transposase C-terminal domain-containing protein, which encodes MSRKPDKLSVEEAAWLRAVSREKVIRPLALLPRLSAAHVGRACRELKLGQTRFYELLNQYRASPVTSSLLDAISGPSKGRTLLSPDIEGIIQAAIRDTYRKRERPTITDLHDRVRQVCHERGVRAPSWTAVRARVDCIDPKMLMRWREGAKAAAEKFGIVVQDYNADYALQIVQIDHTLVDVFVVDAVGRKPLQRPWLTLAIDIASRMVAGFYLSLERPSSTSVALAIQNVVMPKAPRLLAMGIDTEWPVFGLPDVIHLDNGAEFHGKALVRGAAEHGIELMYRPVARPHYGGHIERLIGTMMGAVHLLPGSTSSSIAKRGAYDPQKHAAMTLDELERWLALQIVGRYHADVHSALLLPPRTAWDDAMAARSHPVRVPHDPERFLLDFLPYEERCIRRDGLHLFAIRYWDDVLSPFAGRSSRQLRVKYDPRDLSCVYLEQADGSIWPVRFAALDRPPITLGEHRLARAALRARGASAVDEHLIFQTIAEQRRLMESAVQQTKSMRRHTERAERGLAASHRTTNLPVSDDDDDVCIDVSPLSVEEWS
- a CDS encoding TniB family NTP-binding protein — protein: MVLSDYAHLLPAYRSHAELSDDERIAWIRADRWLETAQANSALIRLEDLLSYPSLDRMPCLLLYGDTGMGKTKIIRKFLRDHPATFNRGTGETVMPVVAMQMPAEPLERDVYGELLNALGAPGPSSDAAFRLKAVCRNLMRRMGVRMLVIDEIHAMLTGTFRQQRIFLNVIRFLANDLKVPLICAGTDLARQALLTDPQLAERFEAFHLERWSNDPRLTQLLSSLASIFPLRQPSAVTSPAVRRRVLDLTDGVTVRIFRLMETVAADAIHNGRECITADSFSREDLVLPLVSMVRRSESSLQRRSAR
- a CDS encoding TniQ family protein → MYHRRQLQPRGPCVAARLYGSAFGELPPAAVGAVRSIPLLPIAPRPYADELISSWQARVACRYGCTPADIEHWLGHQDRSPNSSSFDLRDFRPNPTVLKSWARTARLKIADVEAMMLSRLARTIDWYVADRRERGICPDCLDEDVSVDRDHYCRREWSHIEAVACRKHRRMLQDWCSRCFARGRFRFGGIEERARLVCGDCSTIVSGGQARIEEPAKTDFLLVLTAAIDAAVVRRGGSVALNEITAAIDTLWSPSQANGKPFIAWLDLKLPFGRVPVFTACNNPLARLSLSWRIATFVAAAQLLDLAQARQWLGPPPSFLKQAFADRKRNPLSLPVEILNTVEVFETVPKLGLRSDVEYQRLARRILASQDWKAISTMKGGLRDRKLGRLMNQALKSK
- a CDS encoding TetR/AcrR family transcriptional regulator, translating into MSEDTKWTSEAGKQVVGRRRRADAQRNIGSLIQTASEVFADSGLDVPIREIADRAGVGVGTLYRHFPTRSDLVVAVFRKEVDESVEAASTLAAKHPPGEALERWVEHYVEFIAAHRGLAAAFNSGDQALEGLPAYFLERLGPLVQNLLDAAVVEGQIRPGVQAHELLHGVGMLCVPPTCGEPTDPQRMVGLFMDGLRYAASKAGNPTKISSRK
- a CDS encoding SDR family NAD(P)-dependent oxidoreductase — translated: MHNKPVALVIGANKGIGLQIAKDLAQQGFTVLIGSRRFEAGEDVIDSVGSDARTIQLDVTDESSIAQAERQIRRTYGRLDVLVNNAGVGHGGNPSRNNAQIIAETRLSIVDLEELKTVFATNVFGVVAVTQAMLPLLREASAAKIVNISSATGSLTLNSESSNPLRQYAGTYTASKSALNAITQALAIELQGTNITVHAVCPGLTATDMSEYGGSVEDAAREPVRVALLGPDSPTGTFSNVQGALPW
- a CDS encoding zinc-dependent alcohol dehydrogenase family protein — protein: MSKVAKIVQFHKLGGPEVLQVEALPIPEPGKDEVRLRIKAFALNRAEALFRQGHYILQPQFPAKLGYEAAGVVEAVGPGVDESLIGKTVNTIPNFSFSHYGVYGEVAVVPVTALGTYPDTLTPEEGASVWMQYLTAYGALVHIANVGPGDFVMLPAASSSTALAAMEIVKAEGGTAIGITRTATKKADLLALGYDHVVVSDDEDVVKRAAEITGGTGARIIFDPVLGSGIEVLAQSAAYKGIYFAYGLLDRSPTPFPVWSALSKALTLRGWAFPELFHDAEALRKAKDYIFRHLSTGALKPKVAKIFALDQIVEAHRFMDSNDQIGKIVVKVEE
- a CDS encoding MBL fold metallo-hydrolase, producing the protein MEALIDKPGPIEVETIPSADWVAPLSGLLNLKHPTAIKAGLKDREESIEIYTHLLRHPVHGAFMIDTGVSKRFVQDPKGVGVGLVIRKFAKLDRMKVRNEPLSAVQSKGVPLKGVFMTHLHFDHVSGMPDIPLDIPFYTGFGEANTKQLQNVFVQGMENKFFEGRPAIQEFQFAKDPNEKFDGVIDVFGDETLFSILTPGHTAGHVSFVARTADGPVLLTGDACHTRWGWDHGVEPGTYTFDRAKEQKSLLALKALSERHPNMTVRLGHQP
- a CDS encoding recombinase family protein, whose product is MPQVANASSPPQPQRLIGYARVSTDDQLNDAQVDELRAAGCHRIHQEHGSGISRARPVLIKLLKDLTAGEVLVVVRLDRLARSVSHLLQVIEDLEGRGVHFRSLRDPIDTSTPQGMFSLQVLGAVAQLERALIAERTKAGMKAAKARGRLAGNPGLRERRPEAIKAVSQAREKLYLDELISSAQTWLPMVRQLRPQHSWDNVVRVLNRRGHDWTVERLRRAVHRMVREKLAEPELLVRSPRRAPEDHLMKLVAAITIADPSLSLRNIAAQLDQMGERPARGGRRWQPSSIRALLDEAQRFGLLRS